A portion of the Alphaproteobacteria bacterium genome contains these proteins:
- the ubiA gene encoding 4-hydroxybenzoate polyprenyltransferase has protein sequence MNFNAIARLSRWDKPVGIWLLYFPCLWGLGLAWNGDLTAYIYYASLFFIGSVLLRSAGCIYNDLCDRDFDAKVERTAMRPLASGEISKKQAIILIIFLCVCALPILFVLNNFARIVALGAIIPVALYPWMKRITYWPQLFLGITFNWGILVGYAALQGRLDPAAGLLYMAAILWTLAYDTIYALQDIEDDMRIGVKSTAVLMQGSVHPMALLCYVWMASILVFLGVLQGFGMVYFGHMFVLSCLLLWQVLTLLSGDAQNALARFKSNIWAGLIVSSALFMETIL, from the coding sequence ATGAATTTCAATGCTATTGCGCGCCTTTCGCGCTGGGACAAGCCGGTTGGGATCTGGCTGTTATATTTTCCATGCCTGTGGGGGCTTGGGCTTGCCTGGAATGGCGATTTGACCGCATATATTTATTACGCGAGCCTGTTTTTTATCGGCAGCGTTTTACTGCGCAGCGCCGGATGCATTTACAACGATCTTTGCGACCGCGATTTCGATGCCAAGGTTGAGCGCACCGCTATGCGGCCCCTGGCCAGCGGCGAGATTTCCAAGAAACAGGCGATCATATTGATTATATTTTTGTGCGTCTGCGCCTTGCCAATTTTATTTGTTCTAAATAATTTTGCGCGAATCGTTGCGTTGGGCGCAATTATTCCGGTTGCTTTATACCCATGGATGAAACGTATCACCTATTGGCCGCAATTGTTTCTGGGCATTACCTTTAATTGGGGAATTTTGGTTGGATATGCGGCTTTGCAAGGGCGGCTCGACCCCGCAGCCGGTCTTTTATATATGGCGGCGATATTGTGGACTTTGGCTTACGACACTATATATGCCTTGCAGGATATAGAGGACGATATGCGGATTGGCGTGAAATCAACGGCGGTTTTAATGCAAGGTTCAGTGCATCCCATGGCTTTATTATGCTATGTTTGGATGGCGTCAATCCTTGTATTTCTGGGGGTTTTACAAGGATTTGGCATGGTGTACTTTGGCCATATGTTTGTGCTAAGTTGCCTGTTGTTATGGCAGGTGTTAACCCTTCTGTCGGGCGATGCGCAAAATGCGCTTGCAAGGTTTAAAAGCAATATTTGGGCCGGGTTGATCGT